One segment of Anatilimnocola aggregata DNA contains the following:
- a CDS encoding DUF1592 domain-containing protein, protein MKMFSAVCVIAVLAASSSSSNGFAADSFDQSIRPLLRDYCVTCHSTEKQEGELDLERFISLEQVKRHAEVWERVQEQMAMGEMPPKDAKQLSAEQRRLLAGWVRSTLNEIALANSGDPGPVVLRRLSNYEYTYSLRDLTGVPSLDPAREFPVDGAAGEGFTNVGSALVMSPALLSKYLEAAKDVASHMVLTPTGIRFSAGTSSRDATNETLARIRDFYARSSDTGEQSVEVGGTGKVSSKGGMLPLNKYLAAATQERVALANGSKKIADVARERGLSAKYLGLLWTMLQEQKQEQKPSLVLDSLRVKWREGNLAAADIEPWQKALWRFSNVGHLGKVGGPKSWLEPVTPLATQHELRMKLQPPPDGSDLTLYFSTSDAGDGDVTDVALWDNARLITPGRGELLLRDVRSVLLQMERHRAAVGESAVRCLAAAHEAESAEGKPDLAALAQKHNVDAKVLAGWLTHLGIGGAGGLKLEPLLVKKTQSVANYDFIKGWAGDNALSVMANSSDATARIPGEMKPHSIATHPSPKLASVIAWRSPVGGTLRISGSVQDGDTACGNGILYSLELRRGQTREVLATGESKGSSVISLGPLQGVSVMQGDVVALVIDPRNGEHACDHTPVNLTLSDGKLEWDLVKDVSPDILASNPHADRHGNSAVWHFLSQPASGAASPTAAVDSASLLLKWRKVKDTAERAQVAAQVQQLLQQDDAAAKASPADRALRQQLLSLDGPLLADAWRSVKAQAGDASASPYGLDPAVFGKHPRGGEVAATSLCVQAPSIIEVRLPASLLTGVELVATGRLHPASGSEASVQMQIHTTKLAAASGLRATSATLTKEAGAWNSSKPPMMFDAPILVAEGSDARRRFETAFDDFRALFPAALCYTKIVPVDEVVTLTLFHREDEPLRRLMLNDDQIAELDRLWDELHFVSEDALTLVDAYEQIWQFSTQDGPNAPNGDKRLEPLREPIMAAAAKFKEQKKAAIEPQKAAVLALAEKAWRRPLTESETTGLRKFEPRLMLVRILTSPAYLYRSETPATQTGPVNDWELATRLSYFLWSSVPDDELRGVAAAGRLRDPDVLAAQARRMLKDDRIRRLATEFGCQHLHVRDVATLDEKSERHFPAFKPLREAMQEEVTRFYIDLFQNDRSSLLLLDADYTFLNKPLADHYGIPFEGSDWQRVEGIKKYGRGGALGFSATLAKHSGASRTSAILRGMWVSEVLLGDKIPNPPKGVPTLPEEAPEGLSERQLIERHSSDVRCAGCHKRIDPFGFALEGFDAIGRTRAADTKSVTFDGTAVEGLAGLRDYLANQRRADFLRQFSRKLLGYSLGRSAQLSDQPLIDNLSKTEGGHVGKMIEQIVRSPQFREIRGRDSISSNPPSFSGKP, encoded by the coding sequence ATGAAAATGTTTTCTGCTGTGTGTGTGATTGCGGTGCTGGCAGCGTCCTCTTCGTCTTCGAACGGCTTCGCTGCGGATTCTTTCGACCAGTCGATTCGGCCGCTGTTGCGCGACTATTGCGTCACTTGCCATTCCACCGAGAAGCAGGAAGGCGAGCTTGACCTGGAGCGATTCATATCATTGGAGCAGGTCAAGCGGCACGCTGAAGTTTGGGAGCGGGTTCAGGAACAAATGGCTATGGGCGAAATGCCGCCGAAGGATGCCAAACAGCTTTCGGCGGAACAGAGGCGGCTCCTGGCCGGATGGGTTCGTAGTACGCTCAACGAGATCGCGCTGGCCAATTCGGGCGATCCGGGTCCGGTCGTTCTCCGCCGGTTGTCCAATTACGAATACACCTACTCGCTCCGCGATTTGACCGGAGTGCCGTCACTCGATCCGGCCCGCGAGTTCCCGGTTGACGGCGCGGCGGGCGAAGGCTTCACGAACGTCGGCTCGGCGCTGGTCATGTCGCCGGCGCTGCTGTCGAAGTACCTCGAAGCCGCAAAGGATGTGGCGAGTCACATGGTGCTGACCCCCACAGGCATTCGCTTCTCTGCCGGGACATCGTCACGCGACGCGACGAACGAGACCCTGGCGAGAATTCGCGATTTTTACGCGCGGTCCAGTGACACTGGGGAGCAGTCAGTCGAAGTCGGCGGCACGGGGAAAGTCAGTTCCAAAGGCGGGATGCTGCCCCTCAATAAGTACCTAGCCGCCGCTACCCAGGAGCGTGTCGCCCTGGCCAATGGTTCGAAGAAGATCGCCGATGTGGCTCGCGAGCGCGGCCTGAGCGCCAAATACCTCGGACTGCTGTGGACCATGCTGCAAGAGCAGAAGCAGGAGCAGAAACCCTCGCTCGTTCTCGATTCGCTGCGTGTGAAGTGGCGTGAAGGAAATCTTGCGGCAGCCGACATTGAGCCGTGGCAGAAGGCGCTGTGGCGATTCTCCAATGTGGGACATCTCGGAAAGGTCGGTGGCCCGAAGTCCTGGCTGGAACCGGTGACACCGCTCGCGACCCAGCATGAGTTGCGGATGAAATTGCAGCCCCCACCGGACGGAAGCGATCTCACGCTATACTTCTCTACCAGCGATGCCGGTGATGGCGATGTCACCGATGTCGCCCTCTGGGACAATGCCCGCCTCATCACGCCCGGACGTGGCGAACTGCTCTTGCGCGATGTGCGCTCGGTGTTGTTGCAGATGGAGCGGCATCGTGCTGCCGTCGGCGAGAGCGCTGTGCGTTGCCTCGCCGCTGCCCATGAAGCCGAGAGCGCTGAGGGCAAGCCCGATCTCGCCGCATTGGCGCAGAAGCACAACGTAGATGCCAAGGTGCTCGCCGGCTGGCTGACTCATCTCGGCATTGGCGGCGCAGGTGGATTGAAGCTGGAGCCGCTGCTCGTGAAGAAGACGCAGAGCGTGGCAAACTACGATTTTATCAAAGGCTGGGCCGGAGACAACGCGTTGAGTGTGATGGCGAACTCATCTGACGCCACGGCGCGCATCCCAGGCGAGATGAAGCCGCACAGCATCGCCACGCATCCTTCGCCGAAACTCGCTTCGGTCATCGCATGGCGCAGTCCGGTCGGCGGCACCTTGCGTATCAGCGGTAGCGTGCAGGACGGAGACACAGCCTGCGGTAATGGCATCCTATACTCATTGGAGCTGCGACGCGGGCAGACACGCGAAGTACTGGCGACCGGCGAGAGCAAGGGCTCGTCCGTGATTTCGCTGGGGCCGCTTCAAGGCGTGAGTGTGATGCAGGGCGATGTGGTCGCACTTGTGATTGATCCGCGAAATGGCGAACACGCCTGCGATCACACGCCGGTGAATCTGACTCTCAGCGATGGCAAGTTGGAGTGGGACCTCGTCAAGGATGTTTCCCCCGACATTCTCGCCAGCAATCCACACGCTGACCGACACGGCAACAGCGCTGTGTGGCACTTCCTCAGCCAGCCGGCCAGTGGCGCCGCATCGCCCACCGCTGCGGTCGACTCGGCTTCACTGCTCTTGAAATGGAGGAAGGTAAAGGACACAGCCGAGCGAGCGCAAGTCGCCGCGCAAGTGCAACAGTTGCTCCAGCAGGACGATGCAGCAGCGAAGGCGAGTCCGGCAGATCGTGCTCTGAGGCAGCAACTCCTCTCTCTCGATGGTCCTCTCCTCGCCGACGCATGGCGCTCGGTGAAAGCGCAGGCCGGAGATGCCTCTGCGTCGCCTTACGGACTCGACCCTGCGGTGTTCGGCAAGCATCCCAGGGGCGGCGAGGTCGCCGCAACGAGCCTCTGCGTGCAGGCCCCATCGATCATCGAAGTGCGACTCCCCGCATCGCTGCTCACTGGCGTTGAATTGGTCGCCACAGGCCGCCTGCATCCCGCCAGCGGCAGCGAAGCCAGCGTGCAAATGCAGATTCACACCACCAAACTCGCTGCTGCTTCCGGCCTGCGAGCCACGAGCGCGACCTTAACCAAAGAAGCCGGCGCGTGGAACAGCAGCAAACCGCCGATGATGTTTGACGCGCCGATCTTGGTGGCGGAAGGCAGCGACGCGCGTCGCCGGTTCGAGACGGCCTTTGATGACTTCCGCGCCCTGTTCCCCGCAGCGCTGTGCTACACGAAGATCGTGCCCGTGGATGAGGTCGTGACACTGACGCTGTTCCATCGCGAAGACGAACCACTACGGCGACTGATGCTCAACGATGATCAAATCGCCGAGTTGGACCGCTTGTGGGACGAACTGCATTTCGTCAGCGAAGACGCTCTCACGTTGGTGGATGCTTACGAGCAAATCTGGCAGTTTTCGACGCAGGACGGCCCCAACGCTCCCAACGGAGATAAACGATTGGAACCCCTGCGCGAGCCGATCATGGCTGCTGCGGCAAAGTTCAAAGAACAGAAGAAAGCGGCCATCGAACCTCAAAAGGCCGCCGTGCTCGCCTTGGCCGAGAAAGCCTGGCGACGGCCACTCACCGAGTCGGAGACCACCGGTTTGAGGAAGTTCGAGCCCCGCTTGATGCTCGTGCGAATCCTCACATCTCCGGCGTACCTGTATCGCAGCGAAACGCCCGCGACTCAAACCGGCCCGGTGAATGACTGGGAACTCGCGACGCGGCTGAGTTACTTCCTGTGGTCTTCAGTTCCCGATGACGAGTTGCGCGGTGTCGCCGCTGCGGGACGGCTGCGCGATCCTGATGTCCTGGCGGCCCAAGCTCGCCGCATGTTGAAGGACGATCGCATTCGCCGCCTGGCCACGGAGTTTGGGTGCCAGCACCTGCATGTTCGCGATGTGGCCACGCTCGATGAGAAGAGCGAACGCCACTTCCCTGCCTTCAAGCCGCTCCGTGAAGCGATGCAGGAAGAAGTGACTCGCTTCTATATCGACCTCTTCCAGAATGATCGCAGCTCGCTCTTGCTGCTGGATGCGGATTACACGTTCCTCAACAAGCCGCTGGCTGATCACTATGGCATCCCGTTCGAAGGAAGCGATTGGCAGCGAGTAGAAGGTATCAAGAAGTATGGCCGCGGGGGCGCACTGGGCTTCTCGGCCACGCTCGCGAAGCATTCCGGAGCATCAAGGACGAGTGCCATCCTGCGTGGCATGTGGGTCAGCGAAGTGCTGCTCGGCGACAAGATTCCCAATCCGCCCAAAGGAGTTCCGACGTTGCCGGAAGAGGCCCCGGAAGGACTCAGCGAACGCCAGTTGATCGAACGCCACAGCAGCGACGTGCGCTGCGCAGGCTGCCACAAACGAATCGACCCCTTCGGTTTCGCGCTCGAAGGCTTCGATGCGATCGGTCGAACGCGGGCGGCCGACACGAAGTCCGTGACCTTCGACGGCACGGCTGTGGAAGGCTTGGCCGGTTTGCGGGATTATCTGGCCAACCAGCGTCGAGCCGATTTCCTCCGGCAGTTCAGTCGCAAACTGCTCGGCTACTCACTGGGGCGAAGCGCGCAACTGTCCGACCAACCGCTGATCGACAACCTCTCCAAAACGGAGGGAGGCCATGTCGGCAAGATGATCGAGCAGATTGTTCGCAGTCCTCAGTTCCGCGAGATTCGCGGGCGAGACTCTATTTCCAGCAACCCACCTTCGTTTAGCGGCAAGCCGTAG
- a CDS encoding DUF1552 domain-containing protein translates to MSITSASTISRRTLLRGIGVSMALPWLESLSFAAGEKTNSADQPPIRTLVTFTGMGFHSQHWWAKGEGAGMELGPCLKPLEPWKERLVFLRGLWNEQANKGAIHCMQTGNMLSGAPLSGAEVRTGVSFDQVMAQRIGDRTRIPSLVLGCEGPIPGLQDGLPLLYSSHISWSTAVSPTWTETRPALAFDQLFRTDRNRGDRRVVDAVLEDARSLRQRLSLSDRQRFEEYLGSVHEIEGRIKRADKQRDANGWKPTLAAPDRPRPADGIPADIPEYWKLMNDIVLLAFRTDTTRIATLKYCNDGSAETHTHCGAKDQHHQMAHTQPPELIPLNQFFMSQLAYLCERMSEVKEGDRTLLDNTAIAHCSSMLHGNHDAKQLPIVLLGGAGGKLRGGRVLDYLNSPNRRMCSLFLSLMEWGGLELDRFGDSTERLTGI, encoded by the coding sequence ATGTCCATCACATCCGCTTCGACCATCTCGCGACGGACACTTTTGCGCGGGATCGGTGTATCTATGGCTCTGCCGTGGCTCGAATCGCTCTCGTTCGCAGCGGGCGAAAAAACCAACTCCGCCGATCAGCCGCCCATTCGCACGCTGGTCACATTTACGGGCATGGGCTTTCACTCGCAGCACTGGTGGGCCAAGGGCGAGGGAGCGGGCATGGAACTCGGGCCGTGTCTGAAACCGCTCGAGCCGTGGAAGGAGCGGCTGGTCTTCCTTCGCGGCCTGTGGAACGAGCAGGCCAACAAGGGCGCCATCCACTGCATGCAGACAGGGAACATGCTCAGCGGCGCGCCGTTGTCGGGGGCCGAAGTCCGCACGGGCGTCAGTTTTGATCAAGTGATGGCTCAGCGGATTGGCGACCGCACGCGAATCCCTTCGCTGGTGCTAGGCTGTGAAGGACCGATCCCGGGACTCCAGGACGGGCTTCCCTTGCTCTACAGCTCGCACATTTCCTGGAGCACGGCGGTGTCGCCAACCTGGACCGAGACGCGGCCCGCGCTGGCGTTCGACCAACTCTTCCGCACCGACCGCAATCGTGGCGACCGCCGCGTCGTTGATGCCGTGCTCGAAGACGCCCGGTCGCTTCGTCAGCGGCTCTCCCTCTCGGACCGTCAGAGGTTTGAGGAGTACCTGGGCAGCGTTCACGAGATCGAAGGTCGTATCAAACGAGCCGACAAGCAACGCGATGCCAACGGCTGGAAGCCAACTTTGGCCGCCCCCGATCGCCCGCGACCCGCCGACGGGATTCCCGCCGACATTCCGGAGTATTGGAAGCTGATGAACGACATCGTGCTGCTCGCCTTTCGCACCGACACCACCCGGATCGCGACCCTCAAGTATTGCAACGATGGCTCCGCCGAAACCCACACTCACTGCGGCGCAAAAGATCAGCATCACCAGATGGCCCACACCCAGCCGCCGGAACTCATCCCACTCAACCAGTTCTTCATGTCCCAGTTGGCCTACCTCTGCGAGCGAATGTCGGAGGTCAAGGAAGGGGACCGCACATTACTCGACAATACTGCAATCGCGCACTGTTCGAGCATGTTGCACGGCAACCATGACGCGAAGCAGTTGCCGATCGTCCTGCTCGGCGGCGCAGGCGGCAAACTCCGCGGCGGCCGCGTACTCGACTACCTCAATTCGCCCAACCGGCGCATGTGCAGCCTGTTCCTCAGCCTGATGGAGTGGGGCGGCTTGGAACTCGACCGCTTTGGCGATTCGACAGAGCGGTTGACGGGCATTTGA